The sequence CTACGCCGAACTCCCGATGGGCGTGTCCGGCTACTACCGGGACGCCCAGGCTGACGCGGTCGCCGCCACCGGCTGGTCAGCCTGGGCCAAGGAGAAGGCCAAGCCTCGGACCGACCTGGGGCCGACCTGGGATGGGCTCGAGTCGATGGTGGGCTTCGCCCCCGACCGGTTCTTGGACTACGCCCGCTTCGAGGCGCTGGCCACCGGCCTGGGCCTGGACACCGGGCTGCGGATCGCCCTCGCCGAGCGGTTCGCCACCGGCCACGTCGCCCGCCACGACCTCGAGCACCTGTTCGGCGTCGACGCCGCCACCATCCTGGACATCATCGAGGCCAACTTCCGCCTCGGGGTCGCCGTCCGTGGCAGCGTGGCCGAGCACCACCTCGGCGTGGTCCTGGACCGGGAGCCGGCGGTCGCCTCCCACGAGCCCATCGACGAGGACGGGAAGCCTGACTTCCGGGTCCGGCTGGTCGACGGGCGAGAGATCACCATCGAGTGCAAGAACGCCCTGCGGGACACGTACAGGGACGGCGACGCCAAGGTCGAAGCCCAGAAGACCCGCGACTCGGGGGCGGGGCGGAAGTACCCCTTCCATGCCTTCGACGTCCTGGCCGCCTGCATGTTCTCGGTGACCGGCCGGTGGACCTTCCGGTTCAGGTGGAGCCGCGACCTCACCCCCTGGGCCAAGGACCCCCACCGGATCGGCGCCATCCAGCGCATCGACGGCACCTGGTCCGAGTCGCTGGGCGACCTGGTCCGCTGATGGCTCGTCGAGGGCGGTCAGCGGGGCGAGGTGCGGCGGGAGCGGAGGCGGATGCGGGCCAGGATCCAGAGGGCCTCGACGCCGTCGGTCCACTGGATCTTCTTGCCCTCCTCGCGGCCCCGGGCCGTGTACGAGATGGGCACCTCGAAGATGCGCTCCCCCCGGGCCAGGAGCTTGCCCGTGACCTCGGCCTCGATGCCGAAGCCGGAGGAGGTGATGCCCAGCTCGCGCCAGGTGTCGCGGGGGGCCAGCTTGAGGCAGGTCTCCACGTCGGTCAGCCAGGCGTCGAAGAGCATGCTGGCCCAGTAGGCCACCAGCTTGTTGCCGATCACGAACCAGAACGAGTAGGCGGCGTGGCCCCCGTAGGAGCGGGCCCCGTAGACCACGCGGGCCTCGCCCCGCAGGGCCGGCGCGCACAGCAGCGGGATGTCGGCCGGGTCGTACTCCAGGTCGGCGTCCAGGATGGTCAGCAGGTCGCCCCGGGCCTCGGCGAAGCCCCGGACCAGGGCTCGCCCCTTGCCCTGGTTGGGCTCCTGGCGCACCAGGCGCACCCGGTCGCCGTCGACCAGGTCGGCGATGAGCTCGGTGCAGCCGTCGCGGGAGCCGTCGTCCACGATGACCAGCTCGGTGGGCAGGGGCATGTCCACGGCCAGCAGCCGCTCGACGGCCCGCCGCAGGGTGGCGGCCTCGTTGTAGACGGGCATCACGATGGTCAGCCGCTGGTAGGCGGCGCCGGTGTCGGGGGCCACGTCAGTACGGCCAGCCGCTGGCGTCGTGGCCCAGGAGCCGGGTGGCCCGGCCCAGCTTGGCCACGATCAGGGCCTTGATGAGCAGGTTGCGAGCGAACCAGGGCAGCTCCAGGGCCTGGTGCACGGCGTTGGCCACCCGGGCCTTGGGGCCGAGGCGCTCCCGCCGGTACTCGGTCATGGACCCGGAGCGGCCCACGTAGCGGAAGCGGCCCCCGAGGAACAGCTCGCGCAGGATGCCCAGGGTGACGCCCACGGAGCTGAACGAGTCGTGGATGAGCATGGTGCCGCCGTCGGCCACCCGGGCCCCCCAGTCGCGGATGTCGGCCCGGGCCGGGCCGTAGCGGTGGGCGCCGTCGATGTAGAGCAGGTCGATGGGCTCCGCCACGTCGCCGTGGGCCTCGTCGGACATCTTGCGGACGTGGGTGACCCGGTCCAGCACCCCGGCCTTGTCCAGGTTGGCCCGGAACACGTCGTGGTCCTCGGCCGCCTCCTCCACGAAGCCGTCGATCTCCTGGGGACCCCGGTCGTTGCCGGCGTGGGGGTCGATGGCCACCAGCTCCACCGACGGCGCCGCCGAGCGGGCCAGCACCACC comes from Acidimicrobiales bacterium and encodes:
- a CDS encoding glycosyltransferase family 2 protein, coding for MAPDTGAAYQRLTIVMPVYNEAATLRRAVERLLAVDMPLPTELVIVDDGSRDGCTELIADLVDGDRVRLVRQEPNQGKGRALVRGFAEARGDLLTILDADLEYDPADIPLLCAPALRGEARVVYGARSYGGHAAYSFWFVIGNKLVAYWASMLFDAWLTDVETCLKLAPRDTWRELGITSSGFGIEAEVTGKLLARGERIFEVPISYTARGREEGKKIQWTDGVEALWILARIRLRSRRTSPR
- a CDS encoding class I SAM-dependent methyltransferase — encoded protein: MTSSAVPAPGPTDGPTGLDFATTLADVADVEGWMTDGQARLLWDAAGRVADGGRVVEIGSFRGRSMVVLARSAAPSVELVAIDPHAGNDRGPQEIDGFVEEAAEDHDVFRANLDKAGVLDRVTHVRKMSDEAHGDVAEPIDLLYIDGAHRYGPARADIRDWGARVADGGTMLIHDSFSSVGVTLGILRELFLGGRFRYVGRSGSMTEYRRERLGPKARVANAVHQALELPWFARNLLIKALIVAKLGRATRLLGHDASGWPY